Below is a window of Rhodamnia argentea isolate NSW1041297 chromosome 11, ASM2092103v1, whole genome shotgun sequence DNA.
atccaccaccaccatctctcTACTGCAACACTACTCTCAAGTCTCACGCACACTTCCCCCTCCGCCGctgtattctctctctctctctctctctcacatccaCAGTGGCAGCCAACTTGGGCACCGCCACCGCACTCGCTCGTCCCGGGCAGGTCCCGCCCCCCCACCACCCATCTTGCTTTCGCCCCCAAAAATCTCTCCTTTTTATACTTTCGATGTTTCAAATCTCACTCGcccaacaccaccaccaccaccaccaccaccaccaccaccatctctaagctctctctctctctctctctctctctgacatgGGTTTgtcttccctcttcttcatcgTCCTCGCCATACTCccactctcttcttcttcttcttcttctccttcctcggaCCACAAGACCTTCATTGTCCAAGTCCAGCAGGACGCCAAGCCTTCCATCTTCCCCACCCACGCCCACTGGTACGACTccactctctcctccctctcttcttctggCTCTCCCTCACCCGGCCCGACCCGGATCATCCACACTTACTCCACTGTCTTCCATGGCTTCTCCGCCAAGCTCTCCCCTTCCGAGGCCCTGAGGATCCAGTCCCTCCCCCACGTGCTCGCCCTCATCCCCGAGCAGGTCCGCCAGCTGCACACCACGCGCTCCCCCCAGTTCCTCGGCCTCAAGACCGGCGACAGCGCCGGCCTCCTCAAGGAGTCCGACTTCGGGTCGGATCTCGTCATCGGGGTCATCGACACCGGCATCTGGCCCGAGCGGCAGAGCTTCAACGACCGCGACCTCGGCCCCGTCCCCTCCAAGTGGAAGGGCCAGTGCGTCGCAGGTAAGGCCTTCCCTTCCACTTCCTGTAATCGGAAACTGATAGGGGCCAGGTTCTTCAGCAATGGGTATGAGGCCACCAATGGGAAGATGAACGAGACGACGCAGTTCCGCTCGCCTCGGGATTCCGACGGCCACGGCACCCACACTGCGTCGATCGCCGCGGGCCGCTACGTGTTCCCCGCCTCGACGCTGGGGTACGCGCGGGGCGTGGCAGCTGGCATGGCACCCAAGGCCCGCCTCGCCGCCTACAAGGTGTGCTGGGACTCTGGCTGCTACGACTCCGACATACTGGCGGCCTTCGACGCTGCTGTGGCCGACCGGGTCGATGTCATTTCCCTCAGCGTTGGCGGTGTGGTGGTGCCGTATTATCTGGATGCCATCGCGATCGGCGCCTTCGGGGCAGAAGACGCAGGGGTCTTCGTGTCAGCCTCCGCAGGGAACGGCGGTCCTGGGGGGCTCACGGTCACGAATGTCGCGCCGTGGGTGACCACTGTAGGCGCCGGCACCATAGATAGGGGTTTCCCTGCGGATGTGAAATTGGGCAATGGGAAGATGATTCCGGGTGTGAGTGTCTACAGCGGCCCGGGATTGACGCCAGGTCGGATGTATCCATTGATTTATGCCGGGACTGAGGGCGGAGATGGGTACTCCTCATCTCTGTGCATGGAGGGGTCCTTGGATCCGAGTCTTGTGAAGGGCAAGATTGTTTTGTGCGATAGGGGGATCAATTCGAGGGCTGCCAAAGGTGAGGTAGTAAAGAAAGCAGGCGGGGTCGGAATGATCTTGGCGAACGGGGTTTTCGACGGCGAAGGATTGGTGGCCGATTGCCACATCCTGCCCGCGACAGCAGTTGGTGCATTGGGTGGCGACGAGATCAGGAAGTACATCGAGGTTGCGTCCAAGTCGAAGTCGCCACCCACAGCCACGGTGATCTTCAAGGGGACTCGGCTGGGAGTCCGGCCTGCTCCTGTCGTGGCTTCTTTCTCTGCTCGGGGTCCCAATCCGGAGTCCCCCGAGATCTTGAAGCCCGACGTGATCGCTCCTGGATTGAACATACTCGCCGCTTGGCCCGATAACGTAGGGCCTTCTGGCGTCGCCTCGGATAAGCGCAAGACGGAATTTAACATACTGTCGGGTACCTCAATGGCTTGCCCTCATGTTTCGGGCCTAGCCGCGTTGTTGAAGGCTGCTCACCCCGAATGGAGTCCCGCAGCAATAAGATCTGCGCTGATGACGACTGCTTACACCGTGGACAATCGGGGAGAGACGATGCTGGACGAGTCTTCGGGGAACACTTCAACGGTCATGGACTACGGGGCCGGTCACGTCCATCCCCAGAAGGCCATGGACCCCGGGTTGATATACGACCTCACCCCGTACGACTACGTAGACTTTCTATGCAACTCGAACTACACGGTCAACAACATCCAAGTCGTCACTAGGAAGAAAGCCGATTGCAGCCGAGCCAAAAAGGCTGGCCACTCTGGGAACTTGAACTACCCGTCCTTGTCGGTGGCGTTCCAGCAGTACGGGAAGCCTAAAATGTCGACCCACTTCATCCGCACGGTCACCAACGTCGGGGACCCTGAGTCGGTATACCGGGTGAGCGTGAGGCCCCCCCGCGGAGTTTCGGTCACGGTGCGGCCGGAGAAGCTGGCGTTCCGGAGGATCGGTCAGAAGCTGAACTTCCTGGTGAGGGTCGAAGTGAGGGCGGTGAAGCTCTCGCCTGGAGGGTCCAGCATGAGGAGCGGCTCGGTGGTATGGTCGGATGGGAAGCACACGGTCACAAGTCCGTTGGTTGTGACATTGCAGCAATCTCTGTAGTTGCGTTTTGAAGTTGTAGGTTGTTTGTCTCTCCtgtaattttcccattttgcTATGGCATTAatactctcttctctttccttaaATCTCTATGAAATGTATAATGAGCAACGTCGGGGTTGAGCTTTCTGGCTTAGAAAGCAGGCGGGAGTGGGTGGTGGTGTATCTTTGTCGTAAGATCAAGAATCAAGAATCAAGAATGTTTGCAGAATTGCTGTGTCGAGAAAAGTCAAAGTGGCCATGGATGATGGAaacatgtctttttttttggtttttttttttttttgggtatgttTTCTTTTCGTAAGTTGTAATGTGATGGATTCTGACTCGTCCAAGCATTGATTTGGAGTGATGTTAGAGGGGGAGAGCATGTGCCTAGTGCACGTGACATTTGTGCTTTGGAGATTGGGATGTAACTTTCATGGTCATACATCTTAATATCAGAAATTCGTATTTGGGAGCGATCTACTTCAGGAAAGAGACGGCCCCATATGGACAAAGGCCAGAAAAAGAATATCTTCAAACCGAGGTTTTACatctcaaatttcaaattgcatCAACTAAAACTTTCATTTCGAGAGTCACGAGATTTGAAGAAGGAAAGGGCTATTGTCAAAGCTGGTCCTCGTACTCCCTCTCGGTCGATATATAGTTTGATTCTTGAACTTCGATTTCGTCCATTTTGATCCTCTTTCTTGAAAGCAAACTGCCTTGGTAATATTAGGATCGAAACGAGGTAGACTTTATGTCGGTTATCGCATTTTGTAAACGACTATAATGCTAATTGTTACACATCACGTATTTTTAATAGAATCAATTACATGAGGAGGGTGACCCCGCTCGTGAGCTCATGTCCTTAGTCATCCGGGGCTACATCTTTGCCAAAGCTTTAAGAGAAGGACATGCAATTACATGAGCAAGCCCATCATTGATGTTTTGTCTAACTTTTTCCATAGAGAAAGCCAAACCCCAATTGGAAGAAGCCAACTTACGTAAAGCCTTGAAAAGAACAGGTAATGATGTGGAGGATGCTTTTACAACTTTTGCCCAATCGTGTCATGATAGTGTTGAGGTTCTTAGCTTCATCTTACTATTCTTTTTCACTCTCATCCCTAGCTATACTCCAAGAACAATGGATTCTCACTTTAAATCCCAATTTGATCTTTGTTTGGTAGGAGGGGActagaagagaag
It encodes the following:
- the LOC115736401 gene encoding subtilisin-like protease SBT1.5; translation: MGLSSLFFIVLAILPLSSSSSSSPSSDHKTFIVQVQQDAKPSIFPTHAHWYDSTLSSLSSSGSPSPGPTRIIHTYSTVFHGFSAKLSPSEALRIQSLPHVLALIPEQVRQLHTTRSPQFLGLKTGDSAGLLKESDFGSDLVIGVIDTGIWPERQSFNDRDLGPVPSKWKGQCVAGKAFPSTSCNRKLIGARFFSNGYEATNGKMNETTQFRSPRDSDGHGTHTASIAAGRYVFPASTLGYARGVAAGMAPKARLAAYKVCWDSGCYDSDILAAFDAAVADRVDVISLSVGGVVVPYYLDAIAIGAFGAEDAGVFVSASAGNGGPGGLTVTNVAPWVTTVGAGTIDRGFPADVKLGNGKMIPGVSVYSGPGLTPGRMYPLIYAGTEGGDGYSSSLCMEGSLDPSLVKGKIVLCDRGINSRAAKGEVVKKAGGVGMILANGVFDGEGLVADCHILPATAVGALGGDEIRKYIEVASKSKSPPTATVIFKGTRLGVRPAPVVASFSARGPNPESPEILKPDVIAPGLNILAAWPDNVGPSGVASDKRKTEFNILSGTSMACPHVSGLAALLKAAHPEWSPAAIRSALMTTAYTVDNRGETMLDESSGNTSTVMDYGAGHVHPQKAMDPGLIYDLTPYDYVDFLCNSNYTVNNIQVVTRKKADCSRAKKAGHSGNLNYPSLSVAFQQYGKPKMSTHFIRTVTNVGDPESVYRVSVRPPRGVSVTVRPEKLAFRRIGQKLNFLVRVEVRAVKLSPGGSSMRSGSVVWSDGKHTVTSPLVVTLQQSL